One part of the Lepeophtheirus salmonis chromosome 14, UVic_Lsal_1.4, whole genome shotgun sequence genome encodes these proteins:
- the Non1 gene encoding GTP-binding protein 4, with protein sequence MSSYNFKKICVVPTWKEFVDATLSKTQRKTPTVIRKHYKISRIRSFYMRKVKFTQSNFTEKLSSILKEFPKLEEVHPFYSDLMNVLYDRDHYKLALGQLNTAVRLIDSVGKDYVRLLKYGDSLYRCKQLKKAALGRMATIIKRQSSSLLYLEQIRQHLSRLPSIDPNTRTVILTGFPNVGKSSFINKITRADVEVQPYAFTTKSLYVGHTDYKYLRWQIIDTPGILDHPLEERNTIEMQAITALAHLRAAVLFVLDPSEQCGYNLDSQISLFESIKPLFANKPLVLVANKTDVWGSKDELSEEKKAILDKIIKGGDGEEDITYMEMSTKEDEDSVMAVKIKTCELLLQHRVEMKFRTKKVDGILNRIHVAEPKARDENSRPAFIPQAAIARRFKKLNGDDEEDDMDLGDQMKLQKLPEKRSKNKLEKDIEEELGDDYVLDLNKNWDLANPEEKYDKVPEHWSGHNVADYVDPDIMAKLDELEKEEEARENAGFYDSEVEEEDEGMEEIRELAGKIRTKKKLMKNDQRIDNTTKSIMPRTAVAKKRERSVSRLRHEFTELGVDMRGTDDANFTKTDRARSRSKIKRARMDSSGTVRSSNSVPRSQSGVRDSSQVSKINKMNKKTQNKSFNKFGKVGESDRKITTKMPKHLFAGKRGSGKTDRR encoded by the exons ATGTCTTCCTATAACTTCAAGAAGATATGTGTTGTGCCGACATGGAAGGAGTTTGTGGACGCTACTCTCTCCAAGACGCAAAGGAAGACTCCGACCGTCATTCGGAAGCACTACAAAATCTCCCGGATACGTAGTTTTTATATGCGTAAGGTTAAATTTACGCAATCCAATTTTACGGAGAAGTTGAGCTCGATCCTCAAAGAGTTTCCCAAGTTGGAGGAAGTCCATCCCTTTTATTCGGATTTAATGAATGTTCTCTACGATCGGGATCATTACAAGTTGGCCCTGGGACAACTCAACACGGCCGTTCGGCTCATAG ATTCCGTTGGAAAGGACTATGTTCGTCTATTGAAGTATGGAGACTCCCTTTACCGATGCAAACAACTCAAAAAGGCAGCCTTGGGTCGTATGGCAACCATCATTAAGCGACAATCCTCATCTCTTCTCTACCTTGAACAAATTCGACAACATTTAAGTCGTCTCCCCTCCATTGATCCCAATACACGCACCGTTATATTAACAGGATTTCCTAATGTTGGAAAGTCtag ttttattaataaaataactcgTGCAGATGTGGAAGTACAGCCTTATGCCTTTACAACAAAATCCCTCTATGTGGGTCACACGGACTACAAGTATCTCCGATGGCAAATCATTGACACTCCAGGTATTCTTGATCATCCTTTAGAAGAGCGGAATACCATTGAAATGCAAGCCATCACTGCTTTGGCGCATTTAAGAGCTGCAGTACTCTTTGTACTTGATCCAAGTGAACAATGTGGTTATAATTTGGATTCTCAAATTTCTTTGTTCGAAAGTATTAAGCCCTTATTTGCAAATAAACCACTGGTTTTAGTGGCTAATAAAACTGATGTTTGGGGTTCTAAAGACGAGCTATCTGAAGAAAAGAAAGccattttggataaaataatcaaGGGCGGGGATGGAGAAGAAGATATCACATACATGGAGATGTCAACCAAAGAGGATGAAGACTCCGTCATGGCTGTTAAGATTAAGACCTGCGAATTGTTGTTGCAGCACAGAGTTGAAATGAAGTTTAGAActaaaaaagtggatggaataTTAAATAGGATTCACGTTGCTGAACCGAAGGCTAGAGATGAAAACTCTCGTCCTGCTTTTATCCCTCAAGCCGCCATTGCTCGTCGATTTAAGAAACTGAATGGTGATGATGAAGAGGATGATATGGATCTTGGTGATCAAATGAAGTTACAAAAATTACCAGAAAAACgaagtaaaaataaacttgaaaagGATATCGAAGAAGAGTTGGGTGATGATTATGTATTAGACCTTAACAAGAACTGGGATTTAGCTAACCCAGAAGAGAAATATGATAAAGTTCCTGAGCACTGGAGTGGTCATAACGTCGCTGACTATGTTGATCCAGATATCATGGCTAAATTAGATGaactagaaaaagaagaagaggctCGAGAGAATGCCGGCTTTTATGATTCTGAAGTCGAAGAAGAGGATGAGGGCATGGAAGAAATAAGGGAATTGGCCGGTAAAATTCGAACTAAGAAGAAACTCATGAAGAATGACCAGAGAATTGATAATACTACCAAGTCAATCATGCCTAGAACTGCAGTTGCTAAGAAGAGGGAAAGAAGTGTGTCACGACTTCGACATGAATTTACCGAGCTCGGAGTTGATATGAGAGGTACAGATGATGCCAATTTCACTAAAACGGATAGAGCTAGAAGTAGATCAAAGATAAAGAGAGCTCGTATGGATTCAAGTGGAACTGTTAGGAGCTCTAATTCAGTTCCTAGATCACAATCTGGTGTACGTGACTCTTCTCAAGTctcgaaaataaataagatgaaCAAAAAGACACAGAATAAGAGCTTCAATAAGTTTGGAAAAGTTGGAGAGTCGGATCGTAAAATTACCACCAAGATGCCCAAACATTTATTTGCTGGCAAGAGAGGCTCAGGAAAAACTGATCGAAGATAA
- the Tgs1 gene encoding uncharacterized protein Tgs1 yields MSFRLRTHDVSSWSSMTTMFWEELAELQLRKCTATENGNTSCYTLIASRVHIQENDSESESEEQKQEKERMLKLNLPTSFGSAAYNNEGLENPRQKNRKKRSTKKKQSDFTSQLNELDEETEQEARFAEHWDTHGWDLIYKAWSEKYEDFETQDKAAALDEKVEPSEEVLNTEDEQKWNQLWKEHIEEVHANTRSLFFQEMDSKVIQDSSIEESKTQLNSNENILHTQENDSNARKESDKCINNVHLKRPHDKEDEEKEEEDKASIKKAAHVVHQLGYDTDKDTLMDFDSVQIKYKCKNAIAKSLKLHIHANKRTVLEPAGVSSSEDYFTAEEEPPSRQQSPHNTSNKKKNNKKANISKYWHQRYRLFSKYDMGIRLDNESWFSVTPEKIAKHIAERCRSDVIVDAFCGVGGNAIQFALTCNHVIAIDIDPKKIEYARLNASVYNVEDRIEFIVGDAFNVLPQLKGIDVVFLSPPWGGPNYFKDKIFRLENIPLNGFKVYELAAQITHHIAYFLPRNTNLDELTQLAGPDGKVDVEQNLLNGKMKTMTAYYGDLINVET; encoded by the coding sequence ATGTCATTCAGATTGCGCACTCATGACGTCAGTTCATGGAGCTCAATGACAACAATGTTCTGGGAAGAGCTCGCAGAGCTTCAACTCCGTAAATGCACCGCTACTGAGAATGGAAATACTTCATGCTACACACTCATCGCATCTAGAGTTCATATTCAGGAAAATGATTCAGAGTCCGAATCTGAGGAGCAAAAACAGGAAAAGGAACGTATGCTTAAACTGAATCTTCCAACTTCCTTTGGATCTGCAGCTTACAACAACGAGGGTTTAGAGAATCCAAGACAGAAAAACCGAAAGAAACGATCTACAAAGAAAAAACAGTCTGACTTTACATCACAATTGAATGAATTAGACGAAGAGACGGAGCAAGAGGCGCGCTTTGCTGAACATTGGGACACTCACGGTTGGGATTTGATATACAAAGCTTGGAGTGAGAAATACGAAGACTTCGAAACTCAGGACAAGGCTGCGGCTCTAGATGAAAAGGTAGAACCGAGCGAAGAAGTGCTTAATACTGAGGACGAgcaaaaatggaatcaattgtgGAAGGAACACATTGAAGAAGTCCATGCAAATACCCGCTCTCTCTTTTTCCAAGAAATGGATTCCAAAGTCATTCAAGATTCTTCTATAGAAGAGTCCAAAACTCAATTAAACAGTAATGAAAATATACTACATACACAAGAAAACGATTCAAATGCTCGAAAAGAGTCTGACAAGTGTATAAACAACGTGCATTTAAAGAGGCCACATGATAAGGAAGATGAGgagaaggaagaagaagataaGGCCTCCATTAAAAAGGCTGCTCATGTCGTGCACCAGTTAGGCTACGACACCGATAAAGATACACTCATGGACTTTGATTCCGTTCAAATCAAGTACAAATGTAAAAATGCTATTGCAAAAAGTTTAAAGCTTCATATTCACGCTAACAAGCGTACTGTTCTTGAACCAGCTGGCGTTTCATCTTCTGAGGACTATTTTACAGCAGAGGAAGAGCCTCCTTCACGACAACAGAGTCCTCACAATACctcaaacaagaaaaaaaataataaaaaggctAACATTTCTAAATACTGGCATCAACGCTATAGACTATTCTCCAAATATGATATGGGAATTCGCTTGGATAATGAATCCTGGTTCTCAGTCACTCCAGAAAAAATAGCAAAACACATTGCGGAACGTTGTCGTTCAGATGTTATAGTAGATGCTTTTTGCGGAGTAGGAGGGAACGCAATTCAATTTGCCTTAACCTGTAATCATGTTATTGCTATTGatattgatccaaaaaaaatagaatatgctCGTCTTAATGCGTCCGTCTATAACGTGGAGGATCGAATTGAGTTCATTGTGGGGGATGCATTCAATGTTTTGCCTCAACTCAAAGGAATTGACGTTGTTTTTCTATCGCCACCATGGGGAGGCCCCAATTACTTCAAAGACAAAATATTTCGTCTTGAGAATATTCCATTGAATGGATTTAAAGTATACGAGCTTGCGGCTCAAATCACTCACcatattgcttattttttacCTAGAAATACAAACCTTGATGAACTTACTCAATTGGCTGGACCGGATGGAAAAGTAGATGTTGAGCAAAACTTATTGAATGGGAAAATGAAAACGATGACAGCATACTATGGGGATCTCATCAATGTGGAAACTTGA
- the LOC121128972 gene encoding mitochondrial mRNA pseudouridine synthase RPUSD3 gives MLKNLYSKVGVWKNRSELTSYLANSCVLYRDHGLLVINKPFNLGISPSTQNEFSLPEIIPELKDILQLPYLDYISSPERFSTGLLILGTTPESKNLVKRAKNRSKSYKLLHQSYLTLTDGFPRINNKFETIDSYKYAYSGTKSVEPVLTRNLYSKTKLKSSKSLLRYYLFTETLVKSSFGQSALVCVSPSSIENHFIQLYMSDLLSPVLGDFLYSYRVNSINGYPTKVSHTSSPPNKVQKLSPWILNALGFNPGEEYILPKHIHKYRIILKQFISGKDDLVLVAPPPDYFMETCNALKVSFDNIKLPIREHYIEPKSKEIEPLTHGQTN, from the exons ATGCTGAAAAACCTTTACTCCAAAGTCGGTGTCTGGAAGAATAGATCTGAATTAACTTCATATTTGGCCAACTCCTGTGTTCTCTATCGTGATCATGGCCTTCTCGTTATCAACAAACCCTTCAATCTTGGGATTTCACCATCGACCCAAAATGAATTTTCCCTACCAGAAATCATTCCGGAACTCAAGGATATTCTTCAACTTCCGtatttagattatatttcatcTCCAGAAAG GTTTTCAACGGGTCTTCTCATTCTTGGAACAACGCCTGAAAGCAAAAACTTGGTTAAAAGGGCTAAAAATCGATCTAAGTCATACAAATTATTACATCAGTCCTATTTGACGCTCACAGATGGATTTCCCCGCattaataacaaatttgaaacaataGATTCCTATAAATATGCATATTCTGGAACAAAATCCGTGGAGCCTGTTCTCACACGAAATCTCTATTCAAAGACTAAGTTAAAGTCATCTAAAAGTTTATTAAGATATTATCTATTTACTGAGACTCTAGTCAAGTCTTCTTTTGGACAGTCTGCATTAGTTTGTGTATCTCCTTCGAGTATTGAGAATCATTTCATACAACTTTACATGTCGGATTTATTAAGTCCCGTTTTAGGAGATTTCCTTTACAGTTATAGAGTGAACTCTATTAATGGCTATCCCACAAAAGTATCTCATACCTCATCACCACCGAATAAAGTTCAAAAGTTGAGTCCATGGATTCTCAACGCCCTTGGCTTCAATCCCggtgaagaatatattttacccAAACATATACACAAATATCGTATCATTCTAAAGCAATTCATTAGTGGGAAAGATGACCTTGTTTTGGTAGCACCTCCTCCAGATTATTTCATGGAGACATGCAATGCATTAAAAGTTTCATTCGACAACATCAAATTACCTATTAGAGAGCATTATATTGAGCCAAAATCCAAGGAAATTGAGCCGTTGACTCACGGACaaacgaattaa
- the LOC121128973 gene encoding uncharacterized protein — protein MEKTLYLLNVELAHSSSKIGIHSLNMMIAQRKQLLPFQKSKKRSLGRTKIFFSYLKCPYRREISMRIPLHFPIKIRTPSKDMFSKKSKTATKQLANRVQKPRNGTGPNVNSKIFLCSICGRTLTGLTAYNRHQVIHTGARPFSCNTCGKTFTQNQRLTVHKRTHTGERPYMCSLCGKTFTESCKLKRHATRVHKANKDGSTLVGFVPKNGDSSDKIPSPDPLIDKWNNMNKNPLQQPHAPPPSMIQDAINYCSIIKEEFADKSPDRHSIKIGD, from the exons ATGGAGAAGACACTCTATTTGTTAAATGTGGAACTTGCTCACTCATCATCGAAGATTGGAATTCATTCTCTGAACATGATGATTGCTCAAAGAAAACAGCTCCTTCCCTTCCAGAAATCAAAAAAGAGGAGCCTTGGACGAACGAAGATCTTCTTTTCATACCTGAAATGTCCTTACAGGAGGGAGATATCCATGAGGATCCCCTTGCATTTCCCAATAAAGATCAGGACTCCATCAAAAgacatgttttcaaaaaaatcaaaaacagcCACTAAACAATTAGCAAATCGTGTGCAGAAACCCAGG aATGGAACTGGGCCAAATGTAAACAGCAAAATCTTTCTATGTAGTATCTGTGGAAGAACATTAACGGGTCTAACTGCTTACAATCGACATCAG GTTATTCATACTGGAGCACGGCCTTTTTCATGTAACACTTGTGGTAAAACATTTACTCAAAATCAAAGACTTACTGTGCATAAAAGGACGCATACGG GTGAGCGGCCGTATATGTGTTCACTCTGTGGTAAAACATTCACTGAAagttgtaaattaaaaagacaTGCTACGAGAGTGCATAAAGCAAACAAGGACGGTAGCACTCTCGTAGGATTCGTACCTAAAAATGGTGACTCAAGTGATAAAATTCCATCCCCGGATCCATTAATTGATAAATGgaataatatgaacaaaaatccaTTACAACAACCCCATGCTCCTCCTCCTTCTATGATCCAGGATGCAATAAATTACTGTTCGattataaaagaagaatttgCAGATAAATCACCAGATAGACATTCTATTAAAATAGGTGATTAg
- the LOC121129605 gene encoding beta-1,4-N-acetylgalactosaminyltransferase bre-4, producing the protein MAWKKSLKILLYLAFVLVAFQYWSLLTLDRVTPGIKKASSSLFLIGWNFPGASQLFVSRNQTSSSLPSSTSFASSNLSLNVNPGRCPLIPPGLHGPIKVELKDVPSLQDMEGLYPQVGSGGRYKPPNCTSRHRVAIIVPYRDRKEHLTIFLYNIHHLLLKQQLDYAIFIVEQSGNGPFNRAMLFNVGAAEALKSYDYQCLVFHDVDLIPEDDRNLYSCPLHPRHMSVAINVFMYRLPYSDIFGGVSAMSVRHFKEVNGFSNSYWGWGAEDDDMFNRIRHKKLFISRYPSNVGRYKMLKHAKDAPNPERFKMLFSGVKRIESDGFNTLKYKLLKIQYYKLYTWILADLSQVPTSG; encoded by the exons ATGGCCTGGAAGAAGTCTCTGAAAATACTCTTATATTTGGCTTTTGTACTCGTTGCCTTTCAATACTGGAGTCTCCTTACCCTGGATCGAGTCACTCCAGGAATCAAAAAAGCGTCTTCCTCTTTGTTCCTTATCGGATGGAATTTCCCAGGAGCCTCTCAACTCTTTGTCTCCCGGAATCAAACGTCTTCGTCTCTCCCGTCTTCCACTTCTTTTGCTTCCTCCAATCTCTCGCTCAACGTGAATCCAGGACGATGTCCCCTCATTCCTCCAGGTCTCCATGGGCCCATCAAAGTAGAGCTCAAGGACGTTCCTTCTCTTCAAGATATGGAAGGACTCTATCCACAGGTTGGAAGTGGAGGGAGATACAAACCCCCAAACTGTACATCACGCCATCGAGTCGCCATCATTGTACCTTATAGGGACCGCAAAGAACATTTAACTATcttcttatataatatacatcaccTTCTTCTCAAACAGCAATTGGACTATGCCATTTTCATTGTAGAACAATCTGGAAATGGACCTTTCAATCGTGCCATGCTCTTTAATGTGGGTGCTGCGGAGGCTCTCAAATCATATGATTATCAGTGCTTAGTGTTTCATGATGTTGATCTCATACCAGAAGATGATCGGAATCTCTACAGTTGTCCCCTTCATCCACGACACATGTCCGTAGCCATCAATGTGTTTATGTATAGACTTCCTTACTCAGACATCTTTGGTGGTGTTTCTGCAATGAGTGTACGCCATTTCAA GGAGGTGAATGGATTCTCAAATTCCTATTGGGGTTGGGGTGCTGAAGATGATGATATGTTCAATCGTATACGTCacaaaaaactctttatttctCGTTATCCCTCAAATGTAGGGCGTTATAAAATGCTAAAGCATGCAAAAGATGCTCCTAATCCGGAAAGATTCAAAATGCTCTTTAGTGGAGTTAAAAGAATTGAGTCTGATGGATTTAATACTCTTAAATACAAACTgcttaaaattcaatattataaattatacaccTGGATTCTTGCTGATTTATCTCAAGTACCGACCTCGGGTTAG